A region of the Vibrio rumoiensis genome:
TTGAATTGTTTAAGGAAACGAAGATCGTTTTCAAAGAACGCACGTAAATCATTTACGCCATAACGCAACATAGTTAAGCGCTCTACGCCCATACCAAATGCGAAGCCCGAGTATTTTTCTGGATCAATACCAACACTGCGAAGCACATTAGGGTGAACCATGCCACAACCTAATACTTCTAACCATTTACCATTTTTACCCATTACATCCACTTCAGCAGAAGGCTCTGTGAATGGGAAATAAGAAGGACGGAAACGCACTTGCACTTCTTCTTCAAAGAAATTACATAGGAAATCGTTCAAAATGCCTTTCAATTGGGCAAAGTTAACGTTTTCATCCACCAGCATACCTTCCACTTGGTGGAACATTGGCGTATGTGTTTGGTCGTAATCATTACGATAAACGCGGCCCGGAGCAATGAAGCGAAATGGTGGCTTACCGTTTTCCATAGTACGGATCTGAACGCCTGATGTATGAGTACGCAACATCAAATCAGGATTAAAGAAGAAAGTATCGTGATCGGTACGTGCTGGGTGATCTTCAGCAATATTCAGTGCATCGAAGTTATGGAAGGCATCTTCAATTTCAGGCCCCGCTTCAACATTAAAGCCAAGCT
Encoded here:
- the pheS gene encoding phenylalanine--tRNA ligase subunit alpha codes for the protein MQLEQIIANATAAIEQADSVATLEDVRVQVLGKKGELTLQLQSLGKLPPEERRSAGQEINKAKGLVQQAIAARKDALQRAELEAKLAAETIDVSLPGRRIENGGLHPVTRTVERIEQFFGELGFNVEAGPEIEDAFHNFDALNIAEDHPARTDHDTFFFNPDLMLRTHTSGVQIRTMENGKPPFRFIAPGRVYRNDYDQTHTPMFHQVEGMLVDENVNFAQLKGILNDFLCNFFEEEVQVRFRPSYFPFTEPSAEVDVMGKNGKWLEVLGCGMVHPNVLRSVGIDPEKYSGFAFGMGVERLTMLRYGVNDLRAFFENDLRFLKQFK